The region tgcagtcagcatgcttaTTGcattctccctcaaaactttagacatctgtgaCAAAACCGTAcactttagagtggccttttattatctccagcacaaggtgtacctgtgtaatgatcatattgttaaccagcttcttgatatgccacacgtgTCAGGTGGATCAATTATCTTGGATCGGAGAAATGCTCACTCacggggatgtaaacaaatttctgcaccaaatttgagaaaaataagcttttctgtgcctatggaacatttttgggatcttctatttcatctcatgaaacatgggaccaacactttacatgttgcatatacatttttgttcagtatagttaacaagctgagaataaaaattggcttcttctatagaaatatgtcctgcctctcgctaaatagtagaaagcagattattcagttgaCGTTGCTATCGGTCCGAGACTATGGCGACTTTTCGAAcacagctgccacttcattaaagccattagatgcagtttatcatagtgTACTGCTCTTTATTACTGGCAACAATTTTTGTACAAATCACGGCATTCTCTACTGGTTGGCCCTCTTGATGTCACGTAGGTTGAAACATTGCTATGGTTTCATTTATAAAGCTCTTTGACAAAAAGTCCCACTGTACCAAACATAATTACTAAAACtaaaatgtgatgttctggtgcctctagggcaattcagaaagTTGATtaaggaccttattactgattgtgtttgttttttataactgtgtttttctttctgcttgtgttttgtgtttatattttgatgtgtgtattttctgtcatTTATGTAATTCATGGCTAATCTGTAATTCATGGCTCATTTGGTTTAAGTATGACTctctgataaaataaaggttaagtaaataAGTCAgtagtaaatattttctaaagGACACATAGGAGAACTTTTCTAAAGGACACATATCTAGTGTTAGAATTCATTTtactaaacaaataaaaatggttGAAAAAGAGTCTAAGTGTTTGTTTGTGCGAGTTGGGGGGAATTGGGAGTGAATTTGGGAGTGAATTTACAAGAAATGTCCCCAAAAAGAAGAAATGTCCTTATTACAGTTTGTTTTCACCTGCATTGGAGTCATTCAAGAGATATTATATAGATATTATACAGTACATGTTCTGTTCACTTTTGTAAGGGAATTACCATTCCCTTCACTTATATTGCTATTTTCTTTCTTGATCCCTCTTTTCTTTCAGGTCCTGCCGAAGGAGAACAAGGTATTTGGCTGCTGTTGATACCACTATCGATTTTTGTAATAATTGAGAGCAGGTGCTTAACTTTAACCACTCTTTTTACTATTTCAACTCCTCCTATATCCCAAAACTCTTGTGCCACAAACCATGTTTTGATTATGGTCAATAAGCagaacgctctctctctccagactgtggCCACTGCTATCAGATAGATATGGGGGCCGTGGTGGGCATCATTGCCTGTGACATCATCCTGACCCTCCTCATCGCTCTCGCCGTGTTCTGTTTTGCTACCTTCCGGAAGAAGAGGAGTCAACAGGAATCCAGACTGGagggtgaggggtgtgtgtgtgtgtaagggtgcttgctggtggcagggaagtcaggcgcaggagatcgaacttggtataaaacggagcagtttaataagtgctcaaaaactcagaaaaccaaaatatacaaaataatacaagtgggtacaaaacccgtcgcacaccagaacatatcttgcacatagcttacaaacaaacaatcaccgacaaggacaatgaggggtaacagagggttaaatacaccacatctaatgaatgggattggaaccaggtgtgatacaagacaagacaaaaccaaaggaaaataaaaagaggatcagcgatggctagaaggttggtgacttcgaccgccgaacgccacccgaacaaggagagggaccaacttcggcggaagtcgtgacagtgtgactgtgtttgtgtgtgtgtgcttgcgtccTCCACCCATCCCTAATCCCTCCTGTTTGCCACCTCTCCTCAGGTAAAGGGAAAACACTCACAGCATCAAAAAGGACGACAGTAGAAATCACAGAGTCTCCCTACCAGGTACTGAGGCACTAACCATAGTAGAGCACAGTCCTCAAAGCATACAGAATATACATTCGTATGGAGTAACTGTTTATGTCTGATGTGATCCATTTATGATTCATTCCCTgttgaattgttttatttttgccTTTACTGTTGTAGGAGCTGCATGGAATTCAGTCAGACGTGTACAGTGATCTCCGACAGTTTCAGAAATGAGACTTCTTTTTTGGATGACTGCATGTATCTTGCTGCCTGGTGCTTAAATCTGACAAGGACTGAACTTTGCACATCTTGGATTTATATTTATACTCATCTCCTTACTGTTATCTTTCAACTTTTGTGTGTCTGTCTAATTGTACAATTAATAGAATAGCATTAGACACATTCAAGATATATTGTATATATTTCACATAAATAGACCTGTTCATGTTTGTTTAATAGGCTACCTTTTATAGTGTTGTTTTCTATGTTTACATGCAATTTTATTTCATTATATATCTGTTTTATTTGACTTAATTAAGTAATTTCTGTATATTAATGGGGTTATTTTATTCTATGTTTCATAAGCTCATCATTTGTCTATTGCCAGAAACAGTTCATGGAAGCCCCATTAATATTGCCCACAGgatgttggtggcaccttaattggggaggactggcTCATGGTAAAGGCTGAAGCCGggtaggtggaatggtatcaaacacatggtttctatgggTTTGATGACATTCCATTCGCTCCTTTCCAGCCatcattatgagccgtcctcccctcagcagcctccactgatattgCCTATTATTAATATTAGTCATATGATCTGAAAAACTATTAGTCAACTGGGATGAAAAACTTCCCAGAGATATTTTAAGTTGATTTTCTGTCTGCTCCCTGTTAGTCATAAGCTGGAGTCCCTTGCACACTAtaaacaccagggttgtggtcaATTCATAATAATGTGGGGGGAAAAAGTCTCTACATCCTCTTTGAAAATCATAAGAAGTGTGGACTTAGGTGTTAGGTGTCAACCATAATAGGATGTGTTtctcaaaaaatgtaaaatatatatattttttaagatttAGAAGCTCAGTGCTGTTTATTGTATTGGTTAGGTGGTTACATATCAAATACATTGTTCATTGTTTTTATTCACAACTAAAATATGTCTCCATATCTAAAATAAACATTAACAAAACGTTTTGATGAATGAAAATCCTTTCCCCACATTTTTAGACCTACTTCAGATGTGTTTACATCTTGAATGAATTGCATCTTTCTAACACTGACATATTGAGGTAGGTTGTATAATCAAGTAGCATATCTAATCAAAACAAAGACACCACAGTTTTTTGCCCTTGCTGTGGGGTTGGTGAGTTGTAAACAATGGATCGCGTGTCAGCAGCGGGAAATTGATTTCGCTACCACATTTGACTGAGCAGTCACTGGAACGGGAGTAAAGTTTCACTTAATAGATTAATAGACCaggctggtctcatagactagacaccacatagtaaacaaaaatctgggacactgaaattagtatgTTAAGTTTGGTATGGCTAGAAAAGTATAACGCAAATGTCTagcaactttagcattttagctaattagaaactttgcaactacttactaccttttagctacttttcaactatttaacatgttagctaacccttcccctaaccctaatcttaaccctttaacctaaataataaccctaatcttaaccagtGGTGTAGTGCTATTTTGTTAGGTGAGGGAGCAcaaaaataacatgttttcatCAATCAAAGTTTGTACTGACAGATGTAGCCAATGGAATAGCCTATCATTTtagaatatgcataaaatgcatcctccaattgCAACATCTGGCTATGCCCACACATTTTGTTTAAAGAACATGTTATATTTTTAATACCATCAAACAGGCTTAGGCTACCtaatttcaaaataggccatcatCACCCTCAATCGTGAATGATGTTTTACCGGTGAAACGTCCAAACTGCTTCTGCATGCCAATCATTTGATTGATCATAATCAGTTTCATGGGAGTATGCATTTATATCTTCTTGAATTACTGTTTCTAAGTGAATTAGAGCAGATGGTGCTAACAAATTATTAGCCTttcttgtattttgtttcaaAGTATATATCCTACCTAGTGATGAACTCTGTTGAGTTTTGACACATTATCATTTTTGGGGGACTATTCAGCTTCAGCTAACCATCCTAATATCTCATTAGAGATGAGGTGGTGTTTTTGATGTAACAGTAACGATATAGGCCTACTATGCTATagtattatattctgttctgttatgTAAAATGCAAATTCATAATTATGTGATCTAGACATTGATTCAGCATTGATCTAACTACTAAACAAGCACCATCTTGAGAAGTAATAATCTTctatttgtaataataataagaataataaGTGATGAAAATGACCATTAGGCGTAGGCAACAGATTTTGATGAGATGTGAATTTAAGCAAGTGTAGCACCCTTCGTGGTGTTGAAAGGACAGCGCCAGGATCGCACAATTATGTTAATAAAGTTTAACCAACTTGTGGTGCTggaggatagctgaaggatagctcaGCCATTTGGCCAGTTCAGGAACAAACAACAATAATCATTCAGTAGGCCTGTAGCCTAATAGGCCTGTGACTACTGTATGTGGTATAGttatttgtaggctatagcctaatgCAAATACAAATGCATACAGCAGTGGTCACATATTGTTCTGGGTTCCACTGTTCGAGAGGGGGTCCTTGGAGTTTTCTGAATATCGAGGCAGACACACGTGTGTGTACGCGTAGACTATTGTTCGTCATCATTATCGACAACACCTgagagaagacagggaagaaACCACCATTTACCTACCTCTATGCTGTCAAACAGTACccgtcaaaagtctggacacacctacagtACTTATTCAAATGCTGTTGttctttttttactattttctacattgtagaataatagtgaagacattaacactatgaattaacacatatggaatcatgtagtaaccaaaaa is a window of Salmo trutta chromosome 37, fSalTru1.1, whole genome shotgun sequence DNA encoding:
- the LOC115177431 gene encoding TYRO protein tyrosine kinase-binding protein; protein product: MGKALCIVAPLKGMFGPAEGEQDCGHCYQIDMGAVVGIIACDIILTLLIALAVFCFATFRKKRSQQESRLEGKGKTLTASKRTTVEITESPYQELHGIQSDVYSDLRQFQK